Genomic DNA from Gemmatimonadales bacterium:
CCGGAGCGGGAACGCCGAGTGGTTCTATATCTTGAGTGGGGACTTCGCGCGGGCCGAAGAGGCAGTGGAGGCTTGGTTCCGAGAACGCCCGGAAAGCTCCTACGTGCTCGGTACTCGCATCTACCCTCCGCTGTTGAGTGGAGACCTGGAGCTTGCCGAGGACCGGCTGACTGCGGCTTTGCGACAACTACCCGACGAGCCCTGGGTTGTCACGTTTCAAGGTATGCTGTACGCCCGGCGGCGCGAGAGCGACCTCGCCCTGCAGTGTGTTCGTCGTGCACTCGATTCCCCGCGCTCCTTCGGCCACACGCACCACACCTACTACAACATCGCCTGTATTCACGCGGTGCTGGGGGAAACGGACACCGCAATGGCGTGGATGGAGCGCAGCGTAGAAACGGGGTTTGCCTGCTGGCCTTTCTTCCGGCTCGATCCCTATCTCGAAAGCCTGCGGGAGAAGCCCGCATTCCAACGGCTGGTCGGCGAGCTCGAGGAGACCTACACCGCTCTCAAGATCCGACGGCTGTAGCGATCGGCGCTGGCCCGACTCAGACGCTGTAGAACTCCCAGGCAATCCCGTCCGGATCCTTGAACCCGACGTAGCGTTTCCCCAGCGCCTCATCCAGCTTGATGCCGGTGTTCTCGACGCCCGCTGCCGTCAACGCACCAGCCACCCGTTTCAGTTCCAGTTCGTCGGCACATCCCAACGCGACGTGGTCGAGCCCGACCCGAAACGGATTGAAGCGATCGCCTGGCGGGGTATTCGCCGCCGGACCGCGGACGCCTACTGCCGTGCCCCCGGCGGCGAAGAGAAACACCTCCGGAAAGTCGAGCAGAACTGGAAAGCCGAGGGTTTCCGTGTAGAACTGCTTGGCACGCGCGAAATCCCTGACTCGCAAACCTACGTGGTGAATACCAGGCGTCTGTGGTTTGATGCTCATATACCTCCTCCTCAGGATACATTATCGGATCGGCGTGCGATCGCCGACCCTCGCCAGCACCGCTCGAAGCGCCTCGATGAATCGCTCGAGCTCCGTTTCTCCCAGCGCGGTCGAGATCGTGCCCACGCCCCGCGGGTCGATCAGCACGCCTTCGTTGTGGAGCCCGAGAAAGATCCGGTGCCGGAGCGCCGTATCCACGTCGAGCGTATCCCGGAAGTCCCGCACCGGATGGCCGGTCAGGTGAATGCCGAAGAGCGAGCCGAGCCCGGTGATCTCCGCCGCGACCCCCGCTTCGGCGAACGCGCCGCGCATCCTGCCGCGCAGTGACTCGCCGCGGCGGTTGATCGTCTCGATCGCGTCGCGGGTCAGGAGCTCCAACGTGGCGATCCCCGCGGCCAGGCTGATGGGATTCGCGTTGAGGCTCCCGGGGTGCGGAATGCCGGGGCGGCCCGCGCTCGGGTCGAAGAGTGCCATGACGTCCTGCCGTCCGCCGAACGCGCCGAGCGGGAAGCCACCGCCGATCAGCTTCCCCAGGATGGTAAGATCGGGTACCACCCCGAAGTGCTCCTCCCCGCCTCCGTAGGCCACCCGGAAGCTCACCAC
This window encodes:
- a CDS encoding VOC family protein, which encodes MSIKPQTPGIHHVGLRVRDFARAKQFYTETLGFPVLLDFPEVFLFAAGGTAVGVRGPAANTPPGDRFNPFRVGLDHVALGCADELELKRVAGALTAAGVENTGIKLDEALGKRYVGFKDPDGIAWEFYSV